DNA sequence from the Centroberyx gerrardi isolate f3 chromosome 2, fCenGer3.hap1.cur.20231027, whole genome shotgun sequence genome:
ATGTCAAGTGGATCTGGGGGCAGATAATGGACAATAATGTGAAGAGGGCCAGAGTGAGGTACAGTGATGGCACAGAAtccaaatgaaagaaatgacaAGTGTGAGACAGGAGGAATGAGAAACTCCCACTCAGGAGAGATGAACAGACCTGAGCCACCATGGCCTCAACTCCTAAGAGAGGCACTGAAGCTGTATACTGCAGGGAGGGCAGGAGGTGTTGCTGTGTTCTCGGGGGTGATCTATGTCTCAATCAGAGCAAGGAAATACAGAGACAAGAGGGAACCATATGCTGAGATGAACTCTGGACTTTCTGGACTGCTGACTGATAGTTCTGGAGCCCTGCCTCTACAATGTTTTAAGTGCAAGGAGACATAGAGGGATATATAAGATTAGATAGAATGCGCTGGCAAGGGAGATGGCCAAGTCCcctgaaagaaaacagaggaggatAGAACAGGGATAAAAAGAAACTCATGGAGATAGATATGCTTgaaaagaagagatggagagtcAAAAAGAAAAGTGACAAATTATCAGTGTTGGTCCATACTCATTCCTTCCTCGATCAGCTTCCACAAATACATTCCTTAGTCTTTGTGCGACTCATTCTTGATGCCACACGGTTTAGTATTATGAGGCTACTGCTCTAGCTTTTTCTGTAGAGAACCTGAGGCCAAGAAATACTACTGTTGACAAGAACAATCCCCTACAGGCATATTCAGTTAATTAGCTGATTGCATACCAGGGGAGGGACAGAGTATGAATGAAACAAGCATTAAACAAAAGGAATTTAGCCTATGGAGACTAACCACAAGGTGTGCAGCTAGGAGCCTACTACATACATCCAACAAATCCCCTTGCTTATTTTGTATACAAATTTCAACTGGATGAAGTGCCAGgcttaaaattaaatatataaagaGTCTAAGCACAAATAATTAACTCAAGCACTGCTAacataataatacattacaCTGTGTTGTGTTACGTAAGGGATAATGCCCGACGAGGTGTCCAtaatcaggaattaatggactcCGCGGAGGCAGCCTCCCCgtcgtccattaattcctgattaTGGACACCTTTCACAAGCCATAAATCATAAGCCATCTCCTAACTCTGTTTCCCTGGTAACACCTGAGGGTTTGACTAATACCTGGAACAATCATTACCATCCCATAAGGTTATTATGCAATGGAAACGTTGTTCACTACTCCAGTAAATAGGACGAACCTTAGATACGACTTGGCAACGGGAGATATTTCTAGGCCGCTCAGCTCATAGAACCCTTTGGCTCAGCTATGAGCCagaaagctaacgttatgctagcaagattcaaagtcaataacattgcgtacggttgacaaacagtaaatataatttaaCAGTATGTTTAACAAtaagactagctagctatccagccatgtcattgtccccaaatcaatatcaagattttcacGAACATACAAATTGTAAACGGAGGCTTTGACTGtgtccctgttgctatggttactcattttagatacaggctgatACTACGTAGCCAGCGCATTAATTTAGAACGGTGAACAGACAGTTTTACTGGAACTTCTtagtaggtgtccattatcaggaattaatgtacaccctgcagccaatcagaatcgagtattcacccagaccatggtataaATTATATTATGTTACGCTCAGGGAACAgttcacttccctctctccccaatcGTCCTCATTTAGTTGTACCTGATCTCATCTGCGTCTTGCCCTAAATTGCGGGTAAAGGAAAACTCTTTACTTTGCTACTGGCTCTTATTTCTATACCTAGCTCTCCTTTAATACAGGGATGCTTGCTTGTTGATGAACCACTGCTCGACAATGTTTTGGCCCTTGCCCTTCTTCTTATTAGTTATTTTTTGCTTGAAATGCTGGTGAAAAAGAAGTTTGCTCAGGATgaaagtgtctgctaaatggttaaaatgtaaaactaaaagttaagttaaatcaaattaaaataaaagattGATAGATGCACAGATTACACTATTAAACAGGTAATCAGTAGTGGATTCCCATAGAACCTTTATTTAGCTGTAGCTAGGAAAATACTGAAAAGCTGGGGAATGTTTTTTTGATGTTTTATCTAAGAACAGTATGTCAGGTACACAAGAGTGTAGCTActgaaagggggagagggaaagtggtattcccacattactgtaGTCTGCAAATACTGTTTTGAAGTAATTCACTTGCCTGTGTACAAACCATTTCAAAGAGTATCACTCCTTTTGGGAGTATCAAACACTACTTCTTTCTACATGAGtagtgcttgtgtatgtgtatgtgtgtgtgtgtgtgtgtgtactgtatgtgtgcatgcataagtgtgtgcgtgtgtctgtgtgtgtgcaatgcaaGTGTAAGTAtgaatttctgtttatttggGTGTGACTGATCAATTGAGCCGGTGAGTAAACAAGTGAGTAACTTGAGCAAGAAAGTATGTAAGGGAAAGAAAAAGTCCCCAAAAAGCAACTACTGTAGGTAGAACATGAGCGTAAAGTATTTTCCAACAACTATCCTGAGTCATAGCTATGTCAGGAAAAGTGTGAAGTCATCAGCTCAGGGGGAAGCACTATTCTGTGACAAGAGTGTCTATTAGTATTCACATCCAGTGTCCAGGAGTGAATCTTCCCACCATTCAGCTATTCTCCCCACACAATACTCCTCATCAAAAACTGAATCGAGgtagagcaaacacacaaagcacaaagcCTCTGTGAATTGCaagcaagaaaaaagaaaaaacggtACCTAAACAAGCAAAAATGTCTTATCATGGACAAAGCCAGCAGCATAGTTTACGCGGGTGAGATTTATGCAGAATAGGAAATGTAATCAgtcttatttatttgtatttctgcCCAATTTTACAACCAAACAAATGTTTTCTTAGCAGAAATGAGGGTTTAAGTGAATATACAAACTCCCATCTGAACACAAGAGATATCTTGTTACACAGGAGGTGATACTAAAATCACCTCTGCTCCTTCCAATAACATTCCATGGGTATGCAGTATCTCCCTACCCGGCCAAAAAGAGAGGCTATGCAATTAAGGCACAGACTTATCTATCAAAAGCAGTGTAAATAATTACCTCTGGTCGCCTCGCTGTGGACAGAGTTTTGTTTAGGAGGGGTGGCGGTGGTGTGGGTCATACCTCGCATTCTCTGGAGCCTGAGATGGTGTAGGTGCAGGGCCCGGTCCCATTGACAAGCACGTCCATGGCCTCCGAATTGGTGGGCTTGTAATCCACATAGTACTCCTGCAGTGGAGAGCTCAGGGTGCGCTCCGTCTCTCTAGCTTTCTTGCGCCGCTTGCGGGCCGCTGCTGAATGCTCCTGCAGCTGCTTGACACTGCTAGGATAGCGCTTCCACGACACGTAGATCACCAACAGAATCATTGCCACAGATAGAAAAAGGGCAACACTTCCAGCCACAATCTTATGGAAGGACACAGGTTCCAAGTCTTGCTCTGGGGGTGGCGCCACAGGTGGGGTAACAGCTGAGGATGTGGGGCCTCCAATagacccctctcctctctttccagaACCAGTAGGTGAGGCAGGAATGGCTGGGCGGCGCTCAGTCTCGGCAGGGACGCTGGATGGGGTTGGAGGAATGCTCACAGTGAGCATTGTCGCTGGGTTTGAGCGACAAACACCAAAAGCTTCAACAGCATCCATCACTTTCTCACCCTGGGCTTTCTTGGGGGAGGCGCAAATCATGGTGGTCTCCTTTGCTCCTCTGAAGTTTCTCAGCCAGGCCACCAGAGGGCAGATTGCAGGGCCACAGTCCCATACATTCCCAGCCAGGCTGATGGTAGTCAAAGATATCCAGGCAGCAACCACCTCCTGGGAGACATTGGTCAGCTTGTTGGAATCCAGGTTGAGGGTCTGCAGGTTAGGTAGGCATTGGTAAACTACAGCATCCACTTCTGTCAGATCATTCCCAGACAGGTCTAGTTTCTGAATGGAGGCCCAGGTCCAGGTCAGGCCCTGGCTCATGGAGCGGATGCGGTTCCACTGCAGATATAGTGCTCGCAGATTGTAGAGGcggggaaagtgagagaaattgATCTTCGAGAATTGGTTGTGCTCTAGGTGCAGCTCAGTAAGCTTGACTAGGCCTGAGAAGGCATTCCGTGTAATACTCCGCAGGCGGTTATAACCCAGATCCAGGAACTCCAAATTTCTGCAATCTTGGAACAGGCGCACTGGGATGCTTTTCAGAGAGTTTGAGCGTATGTGAAGGCTGAGAAGCTTGCGCAGGCCCTGGAACTGCCCGGGCTGCAAGGCTTGCAGCTTGTTGTATGACAGGTCCAGATTACGCAAATTGGGGACAGGGTGGAATGTGGTGTTGTGGAGGGATGTGATCTTGTTGGAGCTCAGAATTAGCTCCTTGAGTCTGCGGACCCCCTGGAAGGCCATTCCATCAACAGAGGCTATGTAATTGTGGTCCAAGTAGAGCCAGATGAGTTGGTTGAGGCCCACAAACTGGCCTGCTCTAAGACTGGCAAGGCTGTTGTACCGTAAAGAGAGGCCCTGACAACCTCCTGAGAGATTCTTGGGGACATCGCGAAAGGCGCTGGACTCGCAGTAGACGATTTTCCCATCACAGCGACAGCTCTTGGGGCATGGGCGCTCACTCAGGGATGGATTTGCCGCCAGCCACACCTGCATCAGCAGTTGCACCACTAGCCAGCGACACCGCATGCCAGAGCCtatagggagggagagggagagggaaaaagagggaggaaaaacagattgAGCAGATGAAATTATTACAAACACCAAAACCACCGATTCACGATTTATCATTTCCTATGGTTAacaattatatactgtatactcatGTGCTTACTTTGTCTGGTGTGCAATATCAGAAATTATGGTGGCTCACAACCTACAGTGCCTTCTGTAAGATAAATTGAGAGGATATACTTATAGTCACCAGATCTAC
Encoded proteins:
- the LOC139921428 gene encoding leucine-rich repeat transmembrane neuronal protein 4, coding for MAPALPASHRSKGPAVEAFQQFYYPQRRMLSTDALKALLVGIDGGDQSGHIGQYFASVGSGMRCRWLVVQLLMQVWLAANPSLSERPCPKSCRCDGKIVYCESSAFRDVPKNLSGGCQGLSLRYNSLASLRAGQFVGLNQLIWLYLDHNYIASVDGMAFQGVRRLKELILSSNKITSLHNTTFHPVPNLRNLDLSYNKLQALQPGQFQGLRKLLSLHIRSNSLKSIPVRLFQDCRNLEFLDLGYNRLRSITRNAFSGLVKLTELHLEHNQFSKINFSHFPRLYNLRALYLQWNRIRSMSQGLTWTWASIQKLDLSGNDLTEVDAVVYQCLPNLQTLNLDSNKLTNVSQEVVAAWISLTTISLAGNVWDCGPAICPLVAWLRNFRGAKETTMICASPKKAQGEKVMDAVEAFGVCRSNPATMLTVSIPPTPSSVPAETERRPAIPASPTGSGKRGEGSIGGPTSSAVTPPVAPPPEQDLEPVSFHKIVAGSVALFLSVAMILLVIYVSWKRYPSSVKQLQEHSAAARKRRKKARETERTLSSPLQEYYVDYKPTNSEAMDVLVNGTGPCTYTISGSRECEVPHQMGALTFYRYEQPIVDYCQAHQPLRLNMGYEGPPQGLEGLEDLGPRDRGTIQTVALPAVPSAAVVGAPVPGPRSPPPPLRPPTEGPSSSAFPPAERTTTLTFGR